From one Coxiella-like endosymbiont genomic stretch:
- a CDS encoding 2-oxoglutarate dehydrogenase E1 component gives MEQFQKSSYLADNNAGYIETLYESFLRDPNSVNEEWRHYFQSLSQGTPVPDISHASNQKEFRELAWQTYIAAPSAASATKQTAVDLLIEAYRRFGHLNAKINPLGGNRPVDPRLELNHYGLTESDFKETFSTGGFLDKPQATLKEIYKHLREVYCSSIGVQFSTISDERERHWLRDYVEHRLGCIDFDKEVKRNILQQLVAAETLEKYLDTKYVGQVRYSLEGGESLIPLLDELVKRARGKKLDEVVICMAHRGRVNVLLNIMGQSAAELFQEFEGKKDYGLTSGDVKYHRGYSRDVKTDEGSIHLSLAFNPSHLEFICPVVMGSVRARQERKNGQNPDYAMAVMIHGDASFAGEGIVMEALNMSQTRAHYVGGSIHIILNNQLGFTTSNPKDARSSLYCTDIAKMLDASVFHVNSDDPEAVIAVTQLALDYRMEFHKDIFIDLVCYRRHGHQEVDDPVPTQPAMYKIIQEHATTRVLYAKELINQKICTSEEVDEWTEKYRTRLDEGRQVVETLPDSLSTHYATNWTPYLAQEWATVVDTTVPLKKLKVLGEKLATLPDRLKLHRKVAAIYEARLEMAEGKTPMDWGFGEMIAYASLLEEGYSVRLVGQDSRRGTFFHRHAAVFNQDTGKEYEPLKHLNSKQAKVHIYDSLLCETGALGFEYGYSTADPKSLIIWEAQFGDFANVAQVIVDQFISSGWQKWNRLSGLVMFLPHGYEGKGPEHSSARLERYLQLCAQNNMQVCVPTTPAQIFHLLRRQVLRPYRKPLIVMTPKSLLRHKLAVSSLEDLTRNQLKLIIPEIDKQDLKKIKRVVLCSGKVYYDLLTKRRENKLNDVALIRIEQLYPFPYDELKTELKKYSNAKQVIWCQEEPKNQGAWFWFCTCHRLAKCLQNNQTLDYVGRPASAAPAAGYPALYLKWQNKLINEALKLEEEI, from the coding sequence ATGGAACAATTTCAAAAAAGTTCGTATTTAGCTGATAACAACGCTGGTTACATTGAAACGCTTTACGAAAGTTTTCTTAGAGATCCCAATAGTGTTAATGAAGAATGGCGCCATTATTTTCAATCCTTATCACAAGGTACTCCTGTACCGGACATTTCACATGCCAGTAATCAAAAAGAATTTCGTGAATTAGCATGGCAAACTTATATTGCTGCTCCAAGTGCAGCATCGGCCACCAAGCAAACGGCGGTTGATTTATTAATTGAAGCTTATCGGCGATTTGGTCATCTCAACGCGAAGATTAACCCTTTGGGTGGCAATCGACCAGTAGATCCCCGCTTGGAATTAAATCATTACGGCCTAACGGAATCTGATTTTAAAGAAACATTTTCAACAGGGGGTTTTTTAGATAAACCTCAAGCAACCTTAAAAGAGATATATAAACATTTACGCGAAGTTTATTGCAGTTCTATTGGTGTGCAATTCAGTACCATCTCAGATGAGCGGGAGCGACATTGGTTGCGAGATTATGTAGAACATCGACTGGGTTGTATTGATTTTGATAAAGAAGTTAAAAGAAATATTTTACAGCAATTGGTAGCAGCAGAAACTCTCGAAAAATACCTCGATACGAAATATGTAGGCCAAGTTCGCTATTCTTTGGAAGGTGGTGAAAGTTTAATTCCCCTCTTAGACGAACTGGTCAAACGGGCTCGGGGCAAGAAATTAGATGAAGTAGTAATTTGCATGGCCCATCGCGGTCGGGTCAATGTGTTATTGAATATTATGGGTCAATCGGCTGCTGAATTATTTCAAGAGTTTGAAGGCAAAAAAGATTATGGTTTGACGTCGGGGGACGTAAAATATCACCGGGGTTACTCGCGAGATGTAAAAACCGATGAAGGTTCGATTCATTTATCGTTAGCTTTTAACCCTTCGCATTTGGAATTTATATGTCCCGTAGTAATGGGATCTGTGCGGGCACGCCAAGAAAGAAAGAATGGACAAAATCCGGATTACGCTATGGCTGTAATGATCCATGGAGATGCTTCCTTTGCGGGCGAAGGTATTGTCATGGAAGCGCTCAACATGTCGCAAACACGAGCCCATTATGTGGGTGGTTCTATCCATATTATTTTGAATAATCAATTGGGCTTTACTACCAGCAATCCTAAAGACGCGCGATCCTCCTTATATTGCACCGATATAGCGAAAATGCTCGATGCGTCAGTATTCCATGTTAATAGTGACGATCCTGAAGCCGTGATTGCAGTTACCCAGTTGGCGCTGGATTATCGAATGGAATTCCATAAAGATATCTTTATTGATCTTGTTTGTTATCGACGACACGGCCACCAAGAGGTAGACGATCCAGTGCCGACTCAACCTGCGATGTATAAGATTATTCAAGAGCACGCTACTACTCGAGTGCTTTATGCAAAAGAACTTATTAACCAAAAGATTTGCACTTCTGAAGAAGTCGATGAATGGACAGAAAAATATCGCACTCGTCTTGATGAAGGACGACAAGTGGTAGAGACTCTTCCCGATAGTTTGTCGACGCATTATGCAACCAATTGGACTCCCTACCTTGCCCAAGAATGGGCTACTGTGGTAGACACCACTGTTCCATTGAAAAAATTAAAAGTACTTGGAGAAAAGCTCGCTACATTGCCTGATAGGCTTAAACTTCATCGCAAGGTCGCCGCTATTTATGAGGCAAGACTCGAAATGGCCGAAGGTAAAACTCCAATGGATTGGGGTTTCGGTGAAATGATTGCTTATGCTTCTTTGTTGGAAGAGGGATATTCAGTTCGATTGGTGGGACAGGATTCTCGACGAGGTACTTTTTTTCATCGACATGCCGCTGTTTTTAATCAAGATACTGGAAAAGAATATGAGCCCTTAAAACATTTAAATTCCAAGCAAGCAAAAGTGCATATTTATGATTCTTTACTTTGTGAAACCGGCGCACTAGGGTTTGAATATGGTTATTCCACTGCTGACCCAAAGTCATTAATTATTTGGGAGGCGCAATTTGGTGACTTTGCCAACGTGGCTCAAGTGATTGTTGATCAATTTATAAGTTCGGGATGGCAAAAATGGAATCGCCTCTCTGGTTTAGTGATGTTTTTGCCGCATGGTTATGAAGGCAAGGGTCCCGAGCATTCTTCGGCTCGGTTAGAGCGTTACTTGCAACTTTGTGCTCAGAATAATATGCAAGTGTGTGTTCCTACCACACCCGCACAAATTTTCCATTTATTGCGACGTCAAGTATTACGTCCTTATCGGAAACCTTTAATTGTTATGACGCCGAAGAGTTTATTGCGTCATAAATTGGCGGTTTCTTCGTTAGAAGATTTAACTCGTAACCAATTGAAATTAATCATTCCTGAAATTGATAAGCAGGATCTGAAAAAAATAAAACGGGTTGTACTTTGCAGCGGTAAAGTTTATTACGATTTGTTAACCAAACGGCGCGAGAATAAATTAAATGATGTTGCTTTGATTCGTATTGAACAATTATATCCATTTCCTTATGATGAATTAAAAACGGAACTTAAAAAATATTCCAACGCGAAACAAGTAATTTGGTGTCAGGAAGAACCTAAGAATCAAGGCGCTTGGTTCTGGTTCTGTACTTGCCATCGACTCGCAAAATGTTTACAAAATAATCAAACTTTGGATTATGTAGGACGGCCTGCTTCAGCTGCACCGGCCGCGGGTTATCCAGCACTTTATTTAAAATGGCAAAACAAATTGATTAATGAAGCTTTAAAGCTCGAAGAGGAAATTTAA
- a CDS encoding succinate dehydrogenase iron-sulfur subunit produces MNKKSRVMTFSIMRFNPETNKKPYMQDYQLDVSTIPGKMLLNALEAIRENHPDIGLRRSCGEGVCGSDGMNINGKNGLSCVTQLKTLPDRVVVRPLPGFPIIRDLIVDMEQFYAQYKKVKPYLLNNQETPQKERLQSPADRAKLDGLYECILCACCSSSCPSYWWNPDKFIGPAGLLWSYRFIADNRDTEKKERLDAMKDPYSVFRCRTIMDCVTVCPKNLNPAKAIRKIRTEMLCETESGE; encoded by the coding sequence ATGAATAAAAAATCTCGAGTGATGACGTTTTCTATAATGCGTTTCAATCCCGAAACGAATAAAAAGCCTTATATGCAGGATTATCAGCTGGATGTTTCCACGATACCCGGGAAAATGTTGCTCAATGCTTTGGAAGCAATTCGTGAAAATCACCCAGATATCGGCTTGCGTCGTTCGTGTGGGGAGGGAGTATGTGGATCGGATGGAATGAATATTAATGGTAAAAATGGCTTGTCTTGTGTAACGCAATTGAAAACCTTGCCGGATCGAGTAGTGGTTCGGCCTTTGCCGGGTTTTCCTATTATTCGTGATTTAATTGTCGATATGGAGCAGTTCTATGCTCAGTACAAAAAAGTAAAACCTTACCTTCTCAACAATCAAGAGACCCCACAAAAGGAGCGGTTGCAATCCCCTGCCGATCGCGCCAAATTAGACGGGCTCTACGAATGTATTTTGTGCGCTTGCTGTTCGTCTTCTTGCCCTTCTTATTGGTGGAATCCTGATAAATTTATTGGACCCGCGGGATTGTTATGGTCTTATCGATTTATTGCCGATAATCGGGATACTGAGAAAAAAGAACGCTTAGATGCAATGAAAGATCCTTACAGTGTTTTTCGTTGTCGAACCATTATGGATTGTGTAACTGTGTGTCCGAAGAATCTTAATCCAGCGAAAGCAATTCGAAAAATTCGTACGGAGATGCTGTGTGAAACAGAAAGTGGTGAGTAA
- the sdhA gene encoding succinate dehydrogenase flavoprotein subunit, with the protein MNSIQVKKYDALIVGAGGAGLRTALEMAQSREYKVAVVSKVFPTRSHTVSAQGGIAAALGNVVPDKPIWHMYDTVKGSDYLGDQDAIQYMCEQAPPSVYELEHYGLPFSRLDDGRIYQRAFGGHTRDFGKEMACRTCACADRTGHTMLHTLYQKNVEAETHFYNEWYGIDLVRGIKGGIVGLIALNMATGDLVFFKSRATIFATGGAGRIYETTSNAYTNTGDGIGMALRAGLPVQDMEFWQFHPTGIYGVGCLITEGARGEGGYLINKDGERFMERYSPHLKDLDCRDVVSRSILQEVMAGNGVGPKKDHVLLKLDHLGEKVLREHLPGIIELSKKFANVNIIKEPVPILPTCHYMMGGIPTTIHGQALTVDESGNDQVVEGMFAAGECACVSVHGANRLGTNSLLDLVVFGRAIGLYLQEALKMELKHRAENPDDIDSALARLKRWEKSDNTENPVTIRQEMTKAMSKDFGVFRDEKQMDQGLKRLEKLQERLQRAKLTDTSRRFNNARVEALELDNLIEVACATAVCAKQRTESRGAHSRYDCKERDDVNWLKHTVYFQDGRIDYRPVNMKPKKMEPFLPKARD; encoded by the coding sequence ATGAATTCCATCCAAGTTAAAAAATATGACGCCTTGATTGTAGGCGCAGGTGGTGCGGGATTGCGCACTGCATTAGAAATGGCGCAGTCGCGAGAATATAAAGTGGCTGTTGTTTCAAAAGTTTTTCCCACTCGATCTCACACTGTTTCTGCGCAAGGAGGTATTGCAGCGGCTTTGGGAAATGTAGTTCCCGATAAACCGATATGGCATATGTACGATACCGTAAAAGGTTCTGATTATTTGGGTGATCAGGATGCCATCCAATACATGTGTGAACAAGCGCCTCCTTCCGTATACGAATTAGAGCATTATGGTCTTCCTTTTTCTCGCTTAGACGATGGTCGTATTTATCAGCGTGCTTTCGGTGGACACACCCGTGATTTTGGAAAAGAAATGGCATGTCGTACCTGCGCTTGCGCGGATCGAACGGGTCATACGATGTTGCATACGCTCTATCAAAAAAATGTCGAAGCCGAAACTCATTTTTATAACGAGTGGTATGGAATTGACTTGGTCCGTGGGATCAAGGGCGGGATTGTAGGTCTAATTGCTCTGAATATGGCAACGGGTGATTTGGTCTTTTTTAAATCGCGAGCGACCATTTTTGCAACCGGCGGTGCAGGTCGTATTTATGAAACCACTAGTAACGCTTATACAAATACTGGAGACGGAATTGGAATGGCTCTTCGAGCCGGCTTGCCTGTTCAGGATATGGAATTTTGGCAATTCCATCCTACGGGTATTTACGGAGTGGGGTGTTTGATTACTGAAGGGGCCCGTGGTGAAGGTGGATATCTTATTAATAAAGATGGTGAGCGGTTCATGGAACGTTATTCACCCCATTTAAAAGACCTTGATTGTCGGGATGTTGTTTCGCGTTCTATTTTACAAGAAGTTATGGCGGGGAATGGTGTAGGTCCAAAGAAGGATCACGTTTTATTGAAATTGGACCATTTAGGGGAAAAAGTATTGCGAGAGCATTTACCCGGTATTATTGAGCTTTCGAAAAAATTTGCTAACGTCAACATCATTAAAGAACCCGTTCCGATTTTACCCACGTGTCATTATATGATGGGTGGTATCCCTACTACCATTCATGGACAAGCCCTAACCGTGGATGAGAGCGGTAATGACCAAGTGGTTGAAGGTATGTTTGCTGCCGGTGAGTGTGCTTGTGTATCTGTCCATGGAGCTAATCGGTTGGGAACGAATTCCCTATTAGATTTGGTCGTTTTCGGCCGAGCAATCGGTTTGTATTTGCAAGAAGCATTAAAGATGGAATTAAAGCATCGTGCTGAAAATCCCGATGATATTGATAGCGCTTTAGCTCGTCTCAAACGTTGGGAAAAATCAGATAATACGGAAAATCCAGTGACAATTCGTCAAGAAATGACGAAAGCTATGTCAAAAGATTTTGGTGTTTTCCGAGATGAGAAACAAATGGACCAAGGACTAAAGCGTTTAGAAAAATTACAAGAACGATTACAGCGAGCAAAATTGACGGATACTAGTCGGAGATTTAATAATGCACGGGTGGAAGCACTAGAACTTGACAATTTAATTGAAGTGGCTTGCGCAACGGCCGTTTGTGCCAAGCAACGTACAGAAAGCCGAGGAGCTCATTCCCGTTACGATTGTAAAGAGCGTGATGACGTCAATTGGCTAAAACATACGGTTTATTTTCAAGATGGGCGCATTGATTACCGTCCTGTTAATATGAAACCTAAGAAAATGGAACCATTTTTACCCAAAGCGAGAGATTAA
- the sdhD gene encoding succinate dehydrogenase, hydrophobic membrane anchor protein, whose product MDMVDQRSRRGYCDWFVQRITALLSGIYAVFLIIFLLIHHPISYAQWHSLFTHLAMKIFTLLVIFSVLWHAWIGMWTIFTDYVKNKPTRLALETIVCLLLVAYFIWAIEFLWIVR is encoded by the coding sequence GTGGATATGGTAGACCAGAGAAGCCGGCGCGGTTATTGCGACTGGTTCGTGCAGCGCATCACCGCTTTGTTGAGCGGTATTTATGCCGTTTTTCTCATCATTTTTCTGCTTATACACCACCCCATTTCTTATGCGCAATGGCATTCCTTATTTACACATTTGGCCATGAAAATTTTTACCTTACTAGTGATTTTTAGTGTGCTATGGCATGCATGGATCGGCATGTGGACGATTTTCACCGATTATGTAAAAAATAAGCCAACCCGATTAGCATTAGAGACAATTGTCTGCTTGCTATTAGTTGCTTATTTTATATGGGCCATTGAATTTTTGTGGATAGTGCGGTGA
- the sdhC gene encoding succinate dehydrogenase, cytochrome b556 subunit, translated as MCTERPVNLDLTKFHFPPMALVSICHRISGFILFLCMPLMFYLLHQATLSEASFWDLQQLLIHNHWLKVAVWITFSATLFHLFAGIRHLVMDLGFGESVREGRITAYMVFVISFIAILAGVWIW; from the coding sequence ATGTGTACCGAACGGCCAGTTAATCTTGATCTGACTAAATTTCATTTTCCACCGATGGCCCTTGTATCGATTTGCCATCGAATTTCTGGCTTTATTCTCTTTTTATGTATGCCTTTAATGTTTTATCTCCTGCATCAAGCTACGCTATCGGAAGCTTCATTTTGGGATTTGCAACAATTGCTCATTCATAATCATTGGCTAAAAGTTGCCGTATGGATCACGTTTTCTGCCACTTTGTTTCATTTATTTGCTGGCATACGCCACTTGGTAATGGATCTTGGTTTCGGGGAATCTGTCCGTGAAGGGCGCATCACAGCCTATATGGTTTTCGTGATTTCATTTATCGCTATATTAGCAGGAGTGTGGATATGGTAG
- the gltA gene encoding citrate synthase → MTTSTAKLSFGNQSVEFPIQSPVLGKDAINIKTLSKAGIYTLDVGFYSTAACESKITFIDGEQGVLLYRGYPIDQLAESCDYMEVCCLLLYGELPNKNQKEKFVHFVKNHISVYEQVTHFFDGFQRNAHPMAMVLSIVGALSAFYHDALDIKNPEHRELSAIRLIAKMPTLAAMSYKYSIDQSFIHPHQDMSYAENFLHMMFGTPYEEKLPDPVLVRAIDRIFTLHADHEQNASTTTVRVAGSTGANPFACISAGISTLWGPVHGGANEACLNMLQEIGHEKNINKYLKKAKDKDDPFRLMGFGHRVYKNYDPRAKVMQQTCHEVLSMVNKQDETLFKLARKLEKIALEDDYFIKKKLYPNVDFYSGLTLNAIGIPSNMFTVIFALSRTVGWISHWMEMMSSDQPLARPRQLYIGEKERDVIPLKERK, encoded by the coding sequence ATGACCACGTCTACAGCAAAACTCTCTTTTGGTAATCAATCTGTTGAATTTCCGATTCAATCTCCCGTTTTAGGTAAAGACGCTATAAATATAAAAACTCTCAGTAAAGCTGGTATTTATACTTTAGACGTAGGTTTTTATTCAACCGCCGCTTGTGAATCTAAAATTACTTTTATCGATGGTGAACAAGGTGTTTTATTGTATCGAGGTTACCCCATCGATCAACTAGCCGAATCCTGTGACTACATGGAAGTTTGTTGTTTACTTCTGTATGGCGAGTTACCCAATAAAAACCAAAAAGAAAAATTCGTTCACTTTGTTAAAAACCACATTAGTGTTTATGAACAAGTAACTCATTTCTTTGATGGCTTTCAACGTAATGCTCACCCAATGGCTATGGTACTTTCTATAGTGGGGGCGTTATCGGCGTTTTATCACGATGCTCTCGATATTAAAAATCCCGAGCATCGAGAATTATCGGCTATTCGTCTGATAGCAAAAATGCCCACTCTTGCCGCAATGAGTTATAAATATTCAATAGACCAATCGTTTATACATCCCCATCAGGATATGTCCTACGCCGAAAATTTTCTTCATATGATGTTTGGGACGCCTTATGAAGAAAAGCTCCCGGATCCCGTATTAGTTCGTGCAATAGATCGGATTTTTACATTGCACGCTGACCATGAACAAAATGCTTCCACTACTACGGTCCGCGTGGCGGGTTCTACGGGCGCCAATCCATTTGCATGTATTTCGGCGGGAATTAGTACTCTGTGGGGACCGGTACATGGTGGGGCCAATGAAGCTTGCCTTAATATGCTCCAAGAAATAGGCCATGAAAAGAATATTAATAAGTACCTTAAAAAAGCAAAAGATAAAGATGATCCTTTCCGTTTAATGGGTTTTGGCCATCGTGTTTATAAAAACTATGATCCGCGAGCAAAAGTAATGCAGCAAACCTGCCATGAAGTTTTGAGTATGGTAAATAAACAAGACGAGACACTATTTAAATTAGCAAGAAAACTCGAAAAAATTGCGTTAGAAGATGACTATTTTATTAAAAAGAAACTTTATCCCAACGTGGATTTTTATTCGGGTCTTACCCTAAATGCTATTGGAATTCCTTCTAATATGTTTACAGTGATTTTTGCTTTATCGAGGACCGTTGGTTGGATTTCTCACTGGATGGAAATGATGAGTTCGGATCAACCACTCGCTCGTCCTCGCCAATTGTATATCGGTGAAAAAGAACGGGATGTAATTCCCTTAAAAGAACGGAAATAA
- a CDS encoding phosphatidylglycerophosphatase A family protein yields MWTNPIEFIACGFCVGAIPWMPGTFGTMLGVVFYLFLSRFSLLTYSIIALVLFIFGVIICDITNRHFDTFDHPAAVWDEVVGFLFVMIAIPKIWYFIVIGFILFRIFDIWKPWPISWLEKNIRGGLGVMIDDIMAALYTWIILIIIVNVFNIYQWSSSIRK; encoded by the coding sequence ATGTGGACGAACCCTATTGAATTTATTGCTTGTGGATTTTGTGTGGGTGCAATACCCTGGATGCCAGGTACGTTTGGCACAATGTTGGGTGTGGTTTTTTATCTTTTTTTGAGCCGATTTTCTTTGCTTACTTATAGCATTATTGCACTCGTTCTTTTTATTTTTGGAGTAATTATTTGTGATATTACGAATCGTCACTTTGACACTTTCGATCATCCAGCTGCTGTATGGGATGAAGTAGTCGGATTTTTATTTGTCATGATTGCTATCCCGAAAATTTGGTATTTCATTGTAATCGGTTTTATTTTATTCCGCATATTCGATATTTGGAAACCGTGGCCTATTAGTTGGCTTGAAAAAAATATTCGAGGCGGCTTGGGTGTCATGATTGACGATATAATGGCTGCTTTATACACATGGATAATTTTAATTATTATTGTCAATGTCTTCAATATTTACCAATGGTCGAGTAGTATTCGAAAGTAA
- the thiL gene encoding thiamine-phosphate kinase, with the protein MIGGDVTTGPLCISIVVNGMVPKGKAIYRSGAKAGDLIYVTGTIGDAGLALDLLNQKHKKIDPFLLKRLHCPSPRIKAGLALRGIASAAIDISDGLVADLEKIIRASGVGAKIHTDQLPLSKNLKQYCSLKKAWNYALTSGDDYELCFTVPHKKSSQLEKLFKNLDCEYRCIGEIIEGRTFSVVDDQKQKLKIVKKGYEHF; encoded by the coding sequence TTGATAGGAGGTGACGTAACGACAGGACCACTTTGCATATCCATAGTGGTTAACGGCATGGTCCCGAAGGGAAAGGCTATTTATAGAAGCGGCGCCAAAGCCGGCGATTTAATTTATGTGACAGGAACGATAGGAGATGCTGGTTTGGCATTAGATTTATTAAATCAAAAACACAAAAAAATTGATCCCTTTTTATTAAAACGATTACATTGCCCTTCCCCGCGTATTAAAGCAGGCTTGGCTTTGCGTGGAATTGCGAGTGCGGCAATTGATATTTCAGATGGATTGGTGGCCGACCTCGAGAAAATTATCCGAGCCAGTGGAGTGGGCGCTAAAATTCATACCGATCAGCTTCCTTTATCTAAAAATTTAAAACAATATTGTTCATTAAAAAAAGCCTGGAATTATGCTTTGACATCAGGGGATGATTATGAGCTTTGTTTTACGGTGCCCCATAAAAAAAGCTCTCAATTAGAAAAACTTTTTAAAAATTTGGATTGTGAATACCGATGTATTGGTGAGATTATAGAAGGGAGAACTTTTTCAGTAGTAGATGATCAAAAGCAAAAATTAAAGATAGTAAAAAAAGGTTATGAGCATTTTTAA
- a CDS encoding thiamine-phosphate kinase gives MALSEFSIIDTYFRQSKSKRVITGIGDDAAVIEILPNTQIVTSIDTLVKDIHFSVNILPRDLGYKALAVNLSDLAAMGATPDTALLALTLEKANKKWLEDFSEGFFL, from the coding sequence ATGGCATTATCCGAATTTTCAATTATTGATACCTATTTTCGACAAAGTAAATCAAAACGCGTTATAACAGGTATTGGTGATGATGCCGCCGTAATAGAAATACTCCCCAATACACAAATAGTAACTTCAATAGATACTCTGGTAAAAGATATTCATTTTTCAGTAAATATTTTACCTCGCGATTTAGGTTATAAAGCATTAGCGGTTAATCTTAGTGATTTGGCGGCAATGGGGGCAACACCAGATACCGCATTATTGGCATTGACCCTAGAAAAAGCTAATAAAAAGTGGCTCGAAGATTTTTCGGAAGGATTTTTTCTTTAG
- a CDS encoding 7-cyano-7-deazaguanine synthase — MSCYCHTQRGFDCYGLTFNYGQRHQAELAAKRLAHHFSIKEHKISLSIWAQ; from the coding sequence CTGTCTTGCTATTGCCACACACAAAGAGGATTCGATTGTTATGGTCTCACATTCAATTATGGGCAGCGCCATCAAGCCGAACTCGCCGCGAAAAGACTCGCTCATCATTTTTCAATTAAAGAACATAAAATATCTCTCTCGATTTGGGCTCAATAG
- a CDS encoding 7-cyano-7-deazaguanine synthase: MSAVDYSGYPDYRLEYITTFQRLGDLATKQGVEGNSIQINTPFIHLDKAQSIQQGLILDLDYQLTVTCYHANEKGEACRQCDSCILRLKNSTHWELKTKQNTLRTVDSRYYFLFRFRFRNFLGPCGPRPLGILYPFSYLIA, from the coding sequence ATTAGTGCTGTCGATTATTCTGGCTACCCGGATTACCGCCTTGAGTACATTACTACTTTTCAGCGTCTAGGAGACCTGGCTACTAAGCAAGGTGTCGAGGGAAATTCCATACAAATTAATACGCCGTTTATTCATTTGGATAAAGCCCAATCTATTCAACAAGGCTTAATCTTGGACCTGGATTACCAATTAACAGTAACTTGCTATCACGCGAACGAAAAAGGCGAAGCTTGCAGACAGTGCGATAGCTGTATTTTACGGTTAAAAAATTCTACACACTGGGAGTTAAAGACCAAGCAAAATACGCTAAGAACTGTTGACAGCCGCTATTATTTTTTATTCCGATTTCGCTTTCGAAATTTTTTGGGACCATGTGGTCCGCGACCTCTTGGCATTTTATACCCCTTTTCTTATCTGATTGCTTAA
- the nusB gene encoding transcription antitermination factor NusB, with the protein MKNNKRHNARRYGLQALYQWAFWETPTDALVNQFSEENDISDADLLYFKDLVTGTIQHVALIEELMVTHLDRDISALNPVELAVLRLATYELLHRRDVPYKVIIDEALELVKEFGAQEGYKYVNAVLDVLSNQIRKGV; encoded by the coding sequence ATGAAAAATAATAAACGCCACAACGCGCGGCGCTATGGCCTACAAGCCCTCTATCAATGGGCTTTTTGGGAAACTCCAACGGATGCTTTAGTTAATCAATTTTCTGAAGAAAATGATATTTCTGATGCAGATCTTCTTTATTTTAAAGATTTGGTAACGGGAACCATCCAACATGTTGCTCTTATTGAGGAATTGATGGTGACGCATTTAGATCGCGATATTAGCGCTTTAAATCCTGTAGAACTCGCAGTATTACGTTTGGCCACGTACGAGTTGCTTCATCGAAGAGATGTGCCGTATAAGGTAATCATTGACGAAGCACTGGAATTAGTGAAAGAATTCGGTGCCCAGGAAGGCTATAAGTATGTAAATGCGGTTTTGGATGTATTAAGCAATCAGATAAGAAAAGGGGTATAA